A stretch of DNA from Hydra vulgaris chromosome 03, alternate assembly HydraT2T_AEP:
tttaaacttagttttagatagtaaagttgaaaattttactacattagtgCCCTCACATATGGGCAGGGGAGGGTAAGCGTTTTAGGGCTTTTTGTTCACAGGCCATCGCCATCCCGATATTTTGCAAGGCctcctcatttggcataggtataaacaAACTTAAGTTAGGAGTTTGCACGATGTGTGAAAGTGTCCTATCtggaacattaaaaaattctgaGGGCGCCCATACATGTGTGTGCATAGAGGAAAACTATACCCTCTACTCCATGTACCatacatctttttatgttggcaaactaGAATCTTTAGTCAGAATGTAACTTTTCTATTGATTAGCTGTTTAATTGTGACAAATTAGAAAATCGAAGAacgtacttttaaattgaaccCTCCCCCCCCCGCCTCACATACGCTTTTTGAagacctcccccctcccccctacgagcgtacgtactttatggacgaccccttattaagtcttatttttttttttaattaaaaacgcatttaaaaacaatttaattaaccCATATAAACCCATggtttttaaaatgtgtttctTGTCTTTATTTGGTGTGATTTAGGTCCAAATGAACAATATTCattaactgttttataattttttatatacttaagtGAATATAGGTGAAAATATAGGTGTCAGTTTAAACTGACGCTAGCTGCAGAAGGGTACAGGTTTTCTCACGTGTCATATTTGGCTATGACAAGAAGAATAGTCAAACTCTGAAACCAGGAATCACATGGCAATTTTAACTGATGCAGCATAACTCACAGTGAcgttttataattgttattaattatttcacaaGGCCACCTGCGAGTGAAAACTGCCCGTTTGACGCAAAAGTGTTCAGAAACAACGAAATGGATGCAAAAAATATCATGAACTTTTAAATAGCACATAATAACTGATGTGCCTTTGCAGCCGAGAGCCACACATCGACGCTGTGTACCCTGAGCAATCCAGTGATCTGTAGCATCTGTGCGTACTTCAGTAAGTATTCGTCGATCGACTGCTACACGAGGTGGCAGATACGGCAATGAATTCTTCTTCATTGATAGTGTCTGCATATAGGTTTGTGCAATCTGACGTCGAAATGACAGCAGATCATGCTCCGGGGCGCCAGGTATTTTCTCCTGCATACGGTACAGCTGGAAGGCGTTCTGAACGGCCAAATCAACACAAAATCTAAATATTGGCCAATACCATTTCTTTGATCGGTGCTGAATCATATAGCAAGCTAGATTTTGGTCTCCACACCGCCCATCCCATAATTGTACAGTTGTATTACTGAAGGCTGATCAACGTCTATGCGCTTCTTCTGTGCTGATGAATATCTCTTAGCTTTGCAAAGTGGTGCGACACCAGCGTAAGTTGATGCGACTGTCACAACCTTACTGTCATGCCAGCGTACCAAGCATACATTAGCCTTTTGATCCAGGGCAACGTCATGCGAGCCACGAGGCAGCTTGTCCATTGCTTTGATGTTTTTCAATGGCGCACCTTCAGTTCGGTTAGAACGGAGAGTGCCCGTGGCGGCCATTCCTCTATCCGCTAGTAAGCACAACAGTCGTGGGCTGGTAAAGAGGTTGTCAAACACAATGTGAAAGAAATTACCGTCACGTTTTGGTAAATCTTTTGTGAGATTGACCACCACCGATCCACCGAGGCCCAGATCTTTATCTGTCGTGCCGGCACCTTGATATGGGTAGAAATTGATTACGTATCCCAAACGAGTTGCTGCCACCCACATCTTATACCCGAACTTGATGGGTTTGCCATGGATGTATTGCTTTGCACCGTGTTTTCCGTAATAAGGGATCATACTTTCGTCGATGCTGATGATTTGTTCAGGCTGAAAGTTTGCCAGGCAAGCAGCATTGATGGACTGGATAAGAGGGCGGACTTTGGCAAACCTGTCAGTCATATCAAGTTCGTTGTTATTGGCAAAATGTATATTACTCATTATGGAACTGAATTTATTGCGTGACATAGCGGCCGACACCATGGAATTGTGTACATCCCCCGCAGTTTCCCAATACATAGGGCGACGAGGCAGAGGAGCATAGCCGCTTATTAGAAGAATCGATAGGAAAAGCTTGAGTGATGTAATGTCCAGATCAAAATTGTCATGGCCTTTTTGAGCAGCGTACTCTTTGCTTTCGTTGCATATTCTGTGCATTATTTCTGGTATCATGAACAACTCAAATAATGACACTGGTGACAGATGGTTTTCTACTTTAGGTGGGGGTATGGTCCATGGAAACTTTTCCTTTCTGACGGCCTCCTTGAAGTCGCTTTTGACCCATGACGGTTTATACGGAACTTGTTTCTTTGTTCTCTTGTGCTGCGGACCCAGTTCCACTATATCATCTGCAGTGTCCTGTGTATTATTTTCTGCATTGTCCTCCTCTGCAGTGTCTTCTGCACCGTCCGACTCTTCCATTCCAATAACATCACTTCCATTGGGTCTTCGTAGTTTCATCGTCGCTTCCGCCAGAAGTTGATTACGATTGAGACTGTTTGGATCTCCACACACCTCATTCTCATCACCAGAATCTTCGTCAGTGTCTGCACCAGAGGTTATTGGAGGAACAATTAATATTTCGGCGCTCTGAAGACATTCATCGTCTGTATCTTCTAGCAATCGTAGCACCTCATGAAGCCGGTACctgcaaaatatatgaaattagttattacttatttatttgcTCTGATGTTGAAATGACGTCAAAGCATTCCCACAAATTACGTCATTATAAAATAgcagtaaaataataataaaaattaacaataaacaaCTCTCAATCTTCAAATATAAGAACTCAGAAGGGAATTAAGGTGGGTCACAGTAACTTACATAAATACCAGACTGCtgtagtttaattattttgtattagaTAAGGCTCATATATTTACAAGGAGTCATACAGTGTCAACAAACTGATGAAAATGCCTTCTTTTCCGAGGTGAGTAAACTGTTTGAAAACCTGTACCCTCCTGCGGCTAGTGTCAGTTTAAACTGACGCACAGAAATCGCATACAAATTTAAGAAGACTAGCTTTGTTGACTATACCGAATATTCAAATGTTAAAACgatatttaacaatatatttaatctatatttcaactaaaaacaaaacatatatgCATACCTTTTTCTTGACGAAACACTCGAAAACTGTTCGAAAACTCGAAACTGTTCGAAAAATATTAATCAACGCTACTAAAGTGTGTCAACtgagcaaaaattaaaataagttaatgcAGTTTACTTTATTATCAGCATCATACATTCACACATGACGTAATTATTACGAAAAATGCAAAGAATGTTTGttattttgcaaattaaatCGGATAATGTGACTGTCAGTTTAAAGGTAAGCAATAtataatagaagtcaaaagtacgcctcgatttcaaattaaaaacggTTGCCGTAATTATAGTTtgtgtacttttgacttctaaaACAGATATTTTTTTCCGGAGATAGAATAAATGATTAGAGATATAAAATAGAGGTAAGCAATAtataatagaagtcaaaagtacgcctcgatttcaaattaaaaacggTTGCCGTAATTATAGTTtgtgtacttttgacttctaaaACAGATATTTTTTTCCGGAGATAGAATAAATGATTAGAGATATAAAATAGATGACATGGATATAACTCGTGTTGTATTCTCGATTTCTATCGCAtgatttttattgatgatatCTGTTAGATATCGCTATATATAAAACAGCGACAAGTCGTATAGAAAAGATCCACTCTTTTCCATATGACTTGTCTTTCCATATGACTTACATATGAACTCGCGCtttacttttgacttctattgcACGATTAGTTCTTTTGATATGTTAGATactgcaatataaaaaaaagcgacaagttatttctttcaataacGATATAACAGATATCAGATATACAACTCGCATTGTATTTTGACGTATTGTATGATTTGCTCTTTTGATATCTCTActttaatagctgtacttttgacttctgttatattatttatattttaaatagctgTACTTTCGACTTCTATTACAATATTTGTACTTTTGATTGCTGTACTTTTGGcttctattatattatttgtatttttaatagctgtacttttgacttctattacgatttgtatttttaatagctgaacttttgacttctattatattgtttgtatttttaatcggtgtacttttgacttctattacaaTATTTGTACTTTTGATGGCTGTACTTTTGGCTTCTATTAtatcatttgtatttttaatagttgtacttttgacttctattacgatttgtatttttaatagctGAACTTTTGACTTCTACTACATGATTTGTACTTTTGATGGCTGTACTTTTGGCTTCTATTAtatcatttgtatttttaatagttgtacttttgacttctattacgatttgtatttttaatagctGAACTTTTGGCTTCtattatattgtttgtatttttaatcggtgtacttttgacttctattacaaTATTTGTACTTTTGATGGCTGTACTTTTGGCTTCTATTAtatcatttgtatttttaatagttgtacttttgacttctattacgaTTTGTATTTTTGATAGCTGTACTTTAGACTTTTATTAcgatttgtatttttaataggtGAACTTTTGGCTTTTATTACATGATTTGCACTTTTGATGGtgtatttttggtttttatctCATAGTTTGCTTTTTTGATAGCTGTACTTTAAAAGATGTACTTTTGACATCTATTAACGGGTGATGCGGAAGTTATCGGACAAATCCTAATTTCATTATTTGAgcataataattagtttttgtagttttatgCGTAGGCATAAAcgttctataaaatataaactttattatttgaaacacAACTATTTAAAATGAGGTTATATGCAGCTGAACGAGAATCTTTTCGAAAGcgactaaaaatgttttttgtaaataaacctaatattaaaaaaaaaaatcgtaaatcattttgaaaaggaAGGATTTGCTCGAAGTACAATATATGATAACCTAAAAAGACTTGAAACTGTTCAATCGTTTTCTGATAGAAAGCACCCTGGTCGTCCAATATCCTGGACTAGAGAAAAGAAAGCCGAATTAACGAGACTTGTCAACAATCGAAAAGGGGTCAGTCAGAGAAAAATAGGTATTAAATTCGGTGTAAATCAATCGACAATTGGTcgtcagttaaaaaaaatgaattaaatatagaaaacgTGAAAAGACTCCAAAATACACTATAGAACAACAAATAAAGGCAAAGAAAAGAAGCAGGAAACTAGTTAACTAACTCTATAACACTCAAGAAATTAGGCCATAAAAACCAAATCACTTACTATgagtataacaaaaatttattttcaataggctgggtgaataaaaatgagcaattgtttttactcagtaattgctcagctttacgtgaataaaaactaaagcaAAATTGTTGaagattaatgaaaaaattcaaaaattcttGTATATCAACAGTACAATCAAACGTATAGTGTGAGTTAAATCTATGGCTTCTATCATATAATAGAAGCCATAAGTACAGTCATCAAAAGTACAAATCGTGTAATAGAAgacaaaagtacagctattaaagtaaattgcttaactttatgtgaataaaaatataaagaaaactgctgaagtttttattaGTAAAGCTGAGTAAAACTGAGTACAACTGCTCTTTTTACTGAGTAAAAagagcaattgctcattttatTCACCCAGCCTAATATGAATCAGCTATTCATATTACGTGACGAATAGCATTAactagttttttaatgtttgaaaaaaataaaagtattaccTTGTGTCGAATTTAAGTTCTTTTCCTAAACTGTTGGCttatgattaataaagtaagtttaaaatcatcaaaatttactaaattaaaatcatgtttccacagtaagaaaaatttaacaaatcagTGGAATGGcagaactaaataaattaatagaaaaattataaaaaacaaacaataaaaacaataaacatcTCTAAATCTTCCAAGTTTTTTAACCAAAGTTTTTAACTATagtagtaataaatatttaattaggttaatattataatatttataaatattataattttttatataagttataataatttataatatttatgaatatttaattaggttaataaatatttaaaaggtttttaatcaaagtttctataatagtaataaaaaatgatttttttgtttgttttaaacaaGACTGAAGATGAAGGCTAAAGAGCATGATAACATACctataaaattaacatatcaaaatattttcactgATGCAAatagaaaatgtattatttatgcatataacatacacaaataaaaaacttaaagctgaTTATCTGCATGGTTAATAAAGTAAAGCAAATTTattgctaataaatatttaattaccaATACTTAGAAATAATCTTATTgttaactgaaattaaaatatcttaCCTTTTGAAacaattagttaaaaatgttacaaaactttattctcaaacataaaaaacaaaaacatctcaAAATTTCAGTCGAAATGCAGGATGGGGAaggattattattaaaagaaaaacatacccCACTTTATATTAGCCTGATATGTAAAACCAAATGAAAAAACGctatgattttaaattatcattgtTAAGATATTTACtataatatgtaattaattatttatcaaactGCTTGTCCACAGCAATAACAATACCATGGTGTTCTACGATTCTTTTTAGAAAAGACAAAATCTGGAATGTTTTCACACATTTTGTGGAACCACTGTTGGCAGCGATTACACTGAGccatttgtttttctttcagtTTATTTTCCGCAGGATTCCATGGCATTCTACAACTGCAAAAAAGTTCTATACATATATCCTTTTGAATGCATCTTTTGCAATCTGCTAACAATTGAGGGAAAGAAGAAACTTTGTTGACCTGAATGCATTGCAACATATGTGCTCTCATTTCTGGTATAGAGAATGTTATATTGTCAGGGTTTGTTTTTGTGCTAAtgatatgataaataaaagaaatggcAAAGACACCACAATCTGCCCCATTTGACTGCTGTTGAACCGGTAATACACGAATAGTTAACTTGTTATGCATACATTTCAAGATGGCACATATCTGTCGCTTTGTATGATGTGCAACTTTACCATGAAACAGACTGTCCATCAAAAAAACCTCACCAGGTTTACATCTATATGTTGAAATGGCAACCCAGTGACTATGACCATCGTGTAAAACCTGAACAAATGGTATATTATTGTAAGTATTGAAAGCAAGAGTTTGTCCAAGAATAGTGTCTTGCAGACCATTGATATCTTTGAATTGGATTTTCATCATGTTTTGAAacatatttataacattatcaGATAGCCATCCATTGTTTGATATATCTGACAAGTCATTTTGACAGAGacttattttactgttttttttatctgtatttgTATTTTCATCAGAACCTGTATATTCATCATCACTGCAAACAATGCACTCATCTTTAAACTCTAATAAGTTTTCATAgtctaataaattattatttattacttcagtttctacatgttttttttctggtttaaaTGTTACTTCAATTTTAGAAGCAgccaataatttttcttttttttctccaacTCGTTTAAACTTTGTATTCTTTCTTTTTGGTGCTGGTAGCTTATGATATTTAACACAGCTGTTCTGCATATGTGATGTTTTGTCATTATTTGGCAGAAGTGGCAAGCAACTTTCTTTAGGTATAgcatttttcacattttcaatGATGTTACTTAACTCCTTATATGTGTTTCCAAGCAAACTTTCGTCATGTTCAATTAGAAAACTGAGACTTTGTAATTCACTCAAAAGGCTTCTTATTGATTTACTAGTAATTGATTGCTTTCCTGTATTTCTTCCATTTTGAGCATCTGGTTTCACTAACACTTCACTATTTTCATTTCTGTCAATACTGGATTCTTTATGCTCATTGTTGGAAATGTCACTTGCATAAGTAGTTGTACTTAGTTTATCATTAGGTCCTTTGGTGTTTGCtttatcaaattcaaaaccaaTATCCAAATTTAGATATGGAGACATTCTATATAAAGGAGAGATTGATTCCCAGTTCCAACacggatattttttaaaaacaacaaaaaaatgcttgcaAGGATAACATGACCTTTTCCAATCAATGCAAGTGCAGCTAGGCATTTTGCTTTCATCACCAAAATctattatataatttcgctCTGAGTTGTCTTTGTAATATCGCAAAGAAAATTTTCCACACCCTTCAACTTGAATTCCTGTTATGTCAATACTCTCAGCTAGTGATTTCTTAACAAGACAATGTTTCACCATAGGTCGAGGGCGATCTAACATCCAAAAATCAATATCAGCAGCATAAC
This window harbors:
- the LOC136078033 gene encoding uncharacterized protein LOC136078033 isoform X2; translation: MKSKCNSHFLIMPLFKTALSLEEAQSFIKNHELEYTVRFSTSFSTKGFGNTDPKEKNHKVYWSTDSIAFSGLPFMLIGTKILHCHHGHDRNINLKEFNKQKKQAILKVDTVRNRKVKSKELRHALSLANKEINQIRKFCIVLPDILSHSGHIIAKDSGISQSIDPELVTAIDLYVKEGVLSTKEMKRLLNIQVKNNFNKTGSVLPEISNKRFFPRNSTIHNHIAISRRKLCQSLIDQESLQLKINEWREADPAVHIYFRPKGHSTEDINIESDYEDNTVRLTGTKETSLLFVYQNAWQKRLLAKYGNELVLLDATYRTTRYALPLFFFVVKTNIDYQVVGLFVCENETEESISEALSFLKSWNNDLNPKYGMSDYCVEEINSLEKVFEGCVVFICDFHREQAWDRWLKTKCNGLMEDRQKIMGLLRIIAHADTYEICESAIENLKISSYWTNHEALRNYISRYWLAIKHRWVTAYRHNRLLVNCNTNNGVERQHKTLKHKYLSNHRYSSLTRMLTVVVEDFLCDKYESYIESNQLMSSKYMRYAADIDFWMLDRPRPMVKHCLVKKSLAESIDITGIQVEGCGKFSLRYYKDNSERNYIIDFGDESKMPSCTCIDWKRSCYPCKHFFVVFKKYPCWNWESISPLYRMSPYLNLDIGFEFDKANTKGPNDKLSTTTYASDISNNEHKESSIDRNENSEVLVKPDAQNGRNTGKQSITSKSIRSLLSELQSLSFLIEHDESLLGNTYKELSNIIENVKNAIPKESCLPLLPNNDKTSHMQNSCVKYHKLPAPKRKNTKFKRVGEKKEKLLAASKIEVTFKPEKKHVETEVINNNLLDYENLLEFKDECIVCSDDEYTGSDENTNTDKKNSKISLCQNDLSDISNNGWLSDNVINMFQNMMKIQFKDINGLQDTILGQTLAFNTYNNIPFVQVLHDGHSHWVAISTYRCKPGEVFLMDSLFHGKVAHHTKRQICAILKCMHNKLTIRVLPVQQQSNGADCGVFAISFIYHIISTKTNPDNITFSIPEMRAHMLQCIQVNKVSSFPQLLADCKRCIQKDICIELFCSCRMPWNPAENKLKEKQMAQCNRCQQWFHKMCENIPDFVFSKKNRRTPWYCYCCGQAV
- the LOC136078570 gene encoding piggyBac transposable element-derived protein 3-like: MTYRLHEVLRLLEDTDDECLQSAEILIVPPITSGADTDEDSGDENEVCGDPNSLNRNQLLAEATMKLRRPNGSDVIGMEESDGAEDTAEEDNAENNTQDTADDIVELGPQHKRTKKQVPYKPSWVKSDFKEAVRKEKFPWTIPPPKVENHLSPVSLFELFMIPEIMHRICNESKEYAAQKGHDNFDLDITSLKLFLSILLISGYAPLPRRPMYWETAGDVHNSMVSAAMSRNKFSSIMSNIHFANNNELDMTDRFAKVRPLIQSINAACLANFQPEQIISIDESMIPYYGKHGAKQYIHGKPIKFGYKMWVAATRLGYVINFYPYQGAGTTDKDLGLGGSVVVNLTKDLPKRDGNFFHIVFDNLFTSPRLLCLLADRGMAATGTLRSNRTEGAPLKNIKAMDKLPRGSHDVALDQKANVCLVRWHDSKVVTVASTYAGVAPLCKAKRYSSAQKKRIDVDQPSVIQLYNYGMGGVETKI
- the LOC136078033 gene encoding uncharacterized protein LOC136078033 isoform X1; its protein translation is MKSKCNSHFLIMPLFKTALSLEEAQSFIKNHELEYTVRFSTSFSTKGFGNTDPKEKNHKVYWSTDSIAFSGLPFMLIGTKILHCHHGHDRNINLKEFNKQKKQAINIDHDYKRKYTRIQDCKKFNCPAQISITEYLEFQEYKLKVDTVRNRKVKSKELRHALSLANKEINQIRKFCIVLPDILSHSGHIIAKDSGISQSIDPELVTAIDLYVKEGVLSTKEMKRLLNIQVKNNFNKTGSVLPEISNKRFFPRNSTIHNHIAISRRKLCQSLIDQESLQLKINEWREADPAVHIYFRPKGHSTEDINIESDYEDNTVRLTGTKETSLLFVYQNAWQKRLLAKYGNELVLLDATYRTTRYALPLFFFVVKTNIDYQVVGLFVCENETEESISEALSFLKSWNNDLNPKYGMSDYCVEEINSLEKVFEGCVVFICDFHREQAWDRWLKTKCNGLMEDRQKIMGLLRIIAHADTYEICESAIENLKISSYWTNHEALRNYISRYWLAIKHRWVTAYRHNRLLVNCNTNNGVERQHKTLKHKYLSNHRYSSLTRMLTVVVEDFLCDKYESYIESNQLMSSKYMRYAADIDFWMLDRPRPMVKHCLVKKSLAESIDITGIQVEGCGKFSLRYYKDNSERNYIIDFGDESKMPSCTCIDWKRSCYPCKHFFVVFKKYPCWNWESISPLYRMSPYLNLDIGFEFDKANTKGPNDKLSTTTYASDISNNEHKESSIDRNENSEVLVKPDAQNGRNTGKQSITSKSIRSLLSELQSLSFLIEHDESLLGNTYKELSNIIENVKNAIPKESCLPLLPNNDKTSHMQNSCVKYHKLPAPKRKNTKFKRVGEKKEKLLAASKIEVTFKPEKKHVETEVINNNLLDYENLLEFKDECIVCSDDEYTGSDENTNTDKKNSKISLCQNDLSDISNNGWLSDNVINMFQNMMKIQFKDINGLQDTILGQTLAFNTYNNIPFVQVLHDGHSHWVAISTYRCKPGEVFLMDSLFHGKVAHHTKRQICAILKCMHNKLTIRVLPVQQQSNGADCGVFAISFIYHIISTKTNPDNITFSIPEMRAHMLQCIQVNKVSSFPQLLADCKRCIQKDICIELFCSCRMPWNPAENKLKEKQMAQCNRCQQWFHKMCENIPDFVFSKKNRRTPWYCYCCGQAV